Proteins from a genomic interval of Aspergillus flavus chromosome 7, complete sequence:
- a CDS encoding oxidoreductase produces MLSGTQLDGVALVVGSGRGIGQQAAFLIAEAGARVIVFADLNEENARASAEESKQYASNKSYEATYFHVNVTDEKGVQAMVDFVIERFGSLDYAVNAAGFDNGVHTRVAEIDIENYGRIMNINAKGTMLYVRAEAAAMRKQTSKTFTSRNGTRHIGRGAIVIIASANSFAGLPGKGCYTISKHAVMAICKMAGLDHAAEGVRCNAVCPTWNPKVSGMIDAMCPIKRAAEYEEVGDTVAYLLSPPASYIIGTSLIVDAGITTTVRLF; encoded by the exons ATGCTTTCGGGAACACAGCTTGACGGTGTTGCCTTGGTGGTGGGA TCCGGGCGTGGGATTGGACAACAAGCGGCCTTCTTGATCGCCGAAGCCGGCGCCAGGGTGATTGTCTTTGCCGACCTGAACGAGGAGAATGCCAGAGCCTCTGCCGAAGAGAGCAAACAGTATGCCAGCAACAAAAGCTATGAGGCCACCTATTTCCACGTGAATGTGACGGATGAGAAAGGTGTTCAAGCCATGGTGGACTTTGTTATTGAGAGATTCGGTTCTCTGGATTACGCCGTCAACGCAGCCGGG TTCGATAACGGTGTTCACACCCGGGTGGCGGAAATAGACATCGAGAACTACGGCCGGATCATGAACATCAATGCCAAGGGAACAATGCTGTATGTACGTGCCGAAGCTGCCGCCATGCGCAAACAGACCTCCAAAACCTTCACCAGTCGTAACGGCACGCGTCACATTGGCCGTGGCGCTATCGTAATTATCGCGTCCGCAAACTCCTTCGCCGGGCTACCTGGGAAAGGCTGTTACACTATCTCTAAGCACGCCGTGATGGCAATCTGCAAGATGGCGGGCCTTGATCACGCTGCCGAGGGCGTTCGCTGCAATGCGGTCTGTCCCACATGG AATCCTAAGGTGTCGGGCATGATCGATGCCATGTGCCCGATCAAGCGAGCGGCGGAGTATGAGGAAGTTGGGGATACCGTTGCCTACCTGCTGAGTCCGCCGGCCAGCTACATCATTGGAACTAGTCTGATTGTCGATGCTGGTATCACCACGACTGTGCGTTTGTTTTAA